Proteins encoded within one genomic window of Columba livia isolate bColLiv1 breed racing homer chromosome 1, bColLiv1.pat.W.v2, whole genome shotgun sequence:
- the CEP83 gene encoding centrosomal protein of 83 kDa isoform X2 produces the protein MDALGSVLPPMAGNGDTANAQELQNLLINEKMQSEYYKANFQTSSAENLRLQEDYMKSQDELKRLLVEKQTVQDRYEYLLAECQEELRGKIQELEKLKMEVISPPKIELLKAQIQRELESSMTERYRKLENEVEKYRTEYNKLRYEHTFLKSEFEHQKEEHACILEEKKIKYEAEIARLDKDKEELHKQLLSVDPTRDSKRVEALSREKAQLFQKLKGLEAEVAELRAERDNCVVQAENVQRVQVRQITEMQAMIRSLEAENKSADLQIDRLEKELRMSHEQNALLTSKLHKYEREVNSLAAKVKEVKHSHKLEVTNVKLEAAKTKNEAERERNKIQSEMDGLLSDKEVLKAAVEHHKMLLAEKDRELIRKVQAAKEEVLEKIAALQNEKLELENRLSDLEKMKQEQDTGRQSEKDQYEEKLRVVQMAEESSRKELQRLRLKIQQQTTQMEELEEKKRESADLKQQIHDMQVQLASISQSENDLLESNQKLKETIERLRQECQHARSQAEKAQLETEKTLEYKRIEWLEEKHVLTQCITEKEEKYSQLRNKLCRAAVAQKKRKTLNDNKHRRMQEKLQLLEAKLEELEKENQVLNRQNVSYEEHTRLQKRLKDLQRRHNEFRSLILNPNMPSLNPVSIMSLSALPPGPEMSFGHLQEEQHQRELSLLRKRLEELENTQRKQLEDLGPPRERVTLGTYRESGRTKMVGEGDAQSENSK, from the exons ATGGATGCTTTGGGCAGTGTCCTTCCTCCCATGGCTGGAAATGGTGATACGGCTAATGCACAAGAACTACAAAACCTTCTgattaatgaaaaaatgcaaTCTGAATACTACAAAGCAAATTTTCAAACTTCAAGTGCAGAAAATCTAAG GTTACAGGAGGACTATATGAAATCACAAGATGAACTGAAGCGGTTGTTAGTTGAAAAGCAGACTGTACAGGACAGGTATGAGTATCTTCTTGCTGAATGTCAAGAGGAGTTGCGGGGTAAAATCCAAGAGCTAGAAAAACTGAAGATGGAG GTGATAAGTCCTCCAAAAATAGAACTGTTAAAAGCACAAATACAACGGGAATTGGAATCTTCTATGACAGAACGTTATCGGAAGCTAGAAAAT GAGgtggaaaaatacagaacagaatATAACAAACTTCGTTATGAACATACTTTTCTGAAATCAGAATTTGAACATCAAAAGGAAGAACATGCATGTATtttagaagagaagaaaataaaatatgaggCTGAG ATTGCAAGACTGGATAAAGATAAAGAAGAACTCCATAAACAGCTGCTTAGTGTTGATCCCACGAGGGACAGTAAACGCGTGGAGGCACTCTCTAGAGAAAAGGCACAActgtttcagaaattaaaaggcTTAGAAGCAGAAGTAGCAGAGCTAAGAGCAGAAAGAGACAATTGTGTTGTGCAAGCAGAAAATGTTCAAAGAGTACAAGTACGACAGATAACTGAGATGCAGGCTATGATAAGGTCTCTAGAG GCAGAAAATAAGTCTGCTGACCTACAGATTGATCGACTTGAGAAAGAACTACGGATGAGTCATGAGCAAAATGCTCTTTTAACTAGTAAACTTCACAAATATGAACGAGAGGTCAATTCTTTAGCTGCTAAAGTAA AAGAAGTTAAGCATTCACATAAATTGGAAGTAACAAATGTCAAACTGGAGGCagcaaaaacaaagaatgaggcagaaagagagagaaacaagatTCAAAGTGAAATGGATG GATTGCTGTCAGACAAGGAAGTTCTTAAGGCAGCTGTTGAACATCATAAGATGCTTTTAGCAGAAAAGGACCGGGAGCTAATTCGTAAAGTGCAAGCTGCCAAAGAGGAAGTTCTTGAAAAGATTGCAGCCTTACAGAATGAAAA GTTAGAACTCGAGAACAGATTATCTGACCTAGAGAAGATGAAGCAGGAACAAGATACTGGGAGACAATCTGAAAAGGATCAATATGAAGAGAAACTGCGTGTTGTACAGATGGCAGAAGAATCTAGCAGAAAGGAACTTCAGCGTTTGCG attaaaaattCAACAGCAAACTACTCAGATGGAGgagctggaagaaaagaaacGTGAAAGTGCTGATCTGAAACAG CAAATTCACGACATGCAAGTCCAGCTTGCCTCAATTTCTCAATCAGAAAATGATTTGTTGGAGTCTAATCAGAAGCTGAAGGAAACAATAGAGAGACTGAGACAAGAATGTCAACATGCAAGGAGTCAAGCAGAAAAAGCTCAGCTGGAAACAgagaa GACTTTAGAATACAAACGTATAGAATGGCTGGAGGAGAAGCACGTGCTTACTCAGTGCAtcacagagaaggaagagaaatacAGCCAGCTGAGGAACAAGCTATGTCGAGCTGCTGTTGCTCAAAAAAAG AGAAAGACTCTCAATGATAATAAACACAGGAGGATGCAAGAGAAACTACAGCTTTTGGAAGCCAAGCTAGAAGagttggaaaaagaaaatcaggtgCTAAATAG GCAGAATGTTTCCTATGAAGAACACACACGCCTCCAGAAGAGACTAAAGGACTTGCAGCGCAGGCACAATGAATTCCGGAGTTTAATTCTGAATCCTAACATGCCGTCGCTCAATCCAGTCAGTATAATGTCATTGTCTGCCTTGCCTCCCGGGCCTGAAATGTCCTTCGGCCATCTCCAG gaGGAACAGCATCAAAGAGAGCTCTCCCTGCTTCGCAAGCGGTTGGAAGAACtagaaaacacacagagaaaacagctgGAAGATCTCGGACCACCTAGAGAGCGAGTAACATTGGGCACATACAGGGAGTCAGGTAGAACCAAGATGGTTGGAGAAGGTGATGCACAAAGCGAGAACTCCAAATAA